In a single window of the Candidatus Margulisiibacteriota bacterium genome:
- the dinB gene encoding DNA polymerase IV: MEDRRLILHIDMNSYFASVEQACDPFLRGKPVAVGGGISKRTVVATASYEARARGVKTAMSTWEALRICPDLIVIEGDMAKYLHTTREIVKIFYRYTDLVEEFSIDEAFLDVTGTAERFGGVLQLCRKIKDEIKKKFGLTCSIGVAPNKLVAKVASGIQKPDGLVLIEKENIPLLLKNLLAKELCGIGERTDEILKRMGIRTCGQLANYPVQNLIERFGLVQGVRLSNMGEGKDDSPVAPQKNGSNAKSISHSYTLPKNETSLSDVKSYLLQLCEQAGRRARKQGYKGCTVSLYVRYADFSGYCRQKKLGEHINDGFDLYKTALALLPKPLQKPVRLVGISLSGFIKGIDQTSLIEYRENTKKALEAMDKINDRFGEFKITRASILHNKLREKCGMTARQI, encoded by the coding sequence ATGGAAGATAGAAGACTGATCCTTCATATCGACATGAACTCCTATTTTGCCTCGGTAGAGCAGGCTTGTGATCCTTTTCTTCGCGGAAAACCGGTTGCCGTGGGAGGCGGCATATCCAAAAGGACCGTCGTTGCCACGGCCTCTTATGAGGCCAGGGCAAGGGGCGTAAAGACCGCTATGTCCACCTGGGAGGCTCTTAGGATATGCCCCGACCTCATCGTGATAGAGGGCGACATGGCAAAGTATCTGCACACTACAAGAGAAATAGTGAAGATCTTTTACCGGTATACCGACCTTGTAGAAGAATTCTCTATAGACGAGGCGTTCCTGGATGTAACCGGAACTGCCGAAAGATTTGGAGGGGTCCTGCAGCTGTGCCGCAAGATAAAGGACGAGATAAAGAAAAAGTTCGGGCTTACCTGTTCGATAGGGGTCGCCCCTAACAAGCTTGTTGCAAAAGTGGCCAGCGGCATTCAAAAGCCTGACGGACTGGTGCTCATAGAAAAAGAGAACATTCCTCTGCTGCTAAAAAACCTCCTGGCAAAGGAACTGTGCGGAATAGGGGAGCGGACGGATGAAATTCTTAAGAGGATGGGAATACGGACTTGCGGACAATTGGCAAATTATCCCGTCCAAAATCTCATAGAAAGGTTCGGCCTTGTACAGGGAGTGCGGCTTTCAAACATGGGGGAAGGTAAAGATGACAGCCCCGTTGCTCCCCAAAAGAACGGGAGCAATGCAAAGTCTATAAGCCATTCCTATACACTTCCGAAGAATGAGACAAGCCTTTCTGATGTCAAAAGTTATCTTTTGCAGCTTTGCGAACAGGCGGGGAGGAGAGCAAGAAAGCAAGGATACAAAGGCTGTACTGTGTCTCTTTATGTAAGATACGCGGATTTTAGCGGTTACTGCAGACAAAAGAAACTCGGAGAACACATCAACGACGGGTTTGACCTGTACAAGACGGCTCTGGCCCTGCTGCCAAAACCCCTGCAAAAACCGGTCCGCCTTGTAGGCATCAGCCTCTCCGGATTTATAAAAGGCATTGACCAGACAAGCCTTATAGAATACAGAGAGAACACTAAAAAGGCGCTTGAGGCAATGGACAAGATAAATGACAGGTTTGGTGAATTCAAAATAACAAGGGCCAGCATATTGCACAACAAGTTAAGAGAAAAGTGTGGAATGACAGCAAGACAAATCTGA
- the pyk gene encoding pyruvate kinase, which translates to MSRTRIIATVGPSCDTKEKLSALVKAGVDLFRLNMSHEDHSGASKVISQIRKNDPQTGILMDLQGPRIRTGRLKEKCVALKKGAEFVITSKQIEGNDSMVSVDFKGLPQEVKAGQQILIDNGLIELKVVKVEGSDIHCKVSSGGSLGEHKGVNVPGTSIFKKSLTEKDLSDMSLAVKEKVDYIALSFVKTSDDILEAKKLIEGLGASIPVIAKIENAEAVSRIDSIINVADAVMVARGDLGVELAPEEVPMIQKAIITKCARAGRPVIVASQMLESMVENTRPTRAETTDVANAIIDGADALMLSEETASGLHPSEAVKMMARLIDKVEGECVIQRHIKKEDIKKNIAFAVSHSAYHVCEDLDARAIITFTSSGSTALMASKWRPNAPIFAPVTSLEAARRTSLYWGVLPILTEVFKSTDEMVSNIEKAVLEKKLLKKGDVVIITAGVPIGVKGTTNLIKVHTIG; encoded by the coding sequence ATGAGCAGAACAAGGATAATAGCGACCGTAGGCCCGTCCTGCGACACAAAAGAAAAGCTTTCCGCCCTGGTAAAGGCGGGAGTGGACCTCTTCAGGCTCAATATGTCCCACGAAGACCATTCCGGAGCATCAAAGGTGATCTCCCAGATAAGGAAGAACGATCCTCAAACCGGTATCCTTATGGACCTGCAGGGCCCCAGGATAAGGACGGGCAGGCTTAAGGAAAAATGCGTAGCTCTCAAAAAAGGCGCTGAGTTCGTCATCACTTCAAAACAGATCGAGGGCAACGATTCCATGGTCTCGGTGGATTTTAAGGGGCTTCCTCAGGAAGTAAAGGCGGGACAGCAGATCCTTATAGATAACGGTCTTATAGAGTTGAAAGTGGTCAAAGTGGAAGGCTCCGACATTCACTGCAAAGTGTCCTCTGGGGGTTCTCTCGGAGAACACAAAGGCGTAAATGTTCCGGGAACATCTATTTTTAAAAAATCCCTGACAGAAAAAGACCTGTCCGACATGTCGCTTGCCGTCAAAGAAAAAGTGGACTATATAGCGCTGTCATTTGTAAAGACCTCGGACGACATACTTGAAGCAAAAAAACTGATAGAAGGGCTGGGAGCTTCTATCCCCGTCATTGCAAAGATAGAGAACGCCGAGGCCGTTTCCAGGATAGACTCTATAATAAATGTCGCTGACGCGGTCATGGTGGCAAGAGGCGACCTTGGCGTGGAACTTGCCCCCGAAGAGGTCCCTATGATACAAAAAGCCATCATAACCAAATGCGCCAGGGCGGGCCGTCCGGTGATAGTGGCCAGCCAGATGCTGGAGTCGATGGTGGAGAACACCAGGCCTACCAGGGCCGAGACCACCGATGTTGCAAATGCCATCATTGACGGGGCAGATGCACTGATGCTTTCCGAAGAAACTGCCAGCGGGCTTCATCCCTCGGAAGCCGTGAAAATGATGGCAAGGCTTATCGATAAGGTTGAAGGGGAATGCGTGATACAGAGGCATATAAAGAAAGAGGACATAAAAAAGAACATAGCCTTTGCGGTGTCGCATTCGGCCTATCATGTCTGCGAGGACCTTGATGCCAGAGCGATAATCACTTTTACTTCTTCCGGGTCAACGGCCCTGATGGCCTCAAAATGGCGGCCCAACGCGCCCATATTTGCCCCCGTCACTTCGCTTGAGGCGGCAAGAAGGACCTCTCTTTACTGGGGAGTACTGCCCATACTGACGGAGGTCTTTAAAAGCACGGACGAGATGGTCTCCAATATAGAAAAGGCCGTCCTTGAGAAAAAACTGCTCAAAAAAGGCGATGTAGTCATCATCACCGCCGGGGTCCCCATAGGCGTCAAAGGCACCACTAACCTCATCAAGGTGCATACGATAGGGTAG
- the lexA gene encoding transcriptional repressor LexA, producing MQELTPRQKSIFDYVSEFIEDRGFAPSIREVCDKFKIKSTKAIHSHLKALEEKGWIKRSSNARSIEILGRQRVVNLPLVGQVAAGKPILAVENIEDTIPIAWDFAKNIRDGFILRVRGDSMTEAGINEGDLIMVKPQPEANNGDIVVAMVDDGATVKRYFKRSDCIILNPANPRYNPIRVSRNFRLVGKVMGLIRRY from the coding sequence ATGCAAGAGCTGACACCGCGGCAGAAGAGCATCTTTGATTATGTTTCGGAGTTCATCGAGGACAGGGGATTTGCCCCGTCCATAAGAGAGGTCTGCGATAAATTCAAGATCAAGTCTACAAAGGCCATCCACAGCCATTTAAAGGCTCTTGAAGAAAAAGGCTGGATAAAGAGATCTTCAAACGCAAGAAGCATCGAAATACTTGGCAGGCAAAGGGTGGTAAACCTTCCTTTGGTAGGGCAGGTGGCTGCCGGAAAACCAATACTGGCGGTTGAGAACATAGAGGATACTATACCCATAGCCTGGGACTTTGCCAAGAACATAAGGGACGGTTTTATCCTGAGGGTAAGAGGCGACAGCATGACGGAAGCCGGGATAAACGAGGGCGATCTTATAATGGTGAAGCCCCAGCCGGAAGCCAACAACGGGGACATAGTGGTAGCAATGGTGGACGACGGCGCCACGGTAAAAAGATATTTCAAGAGAAGCGACTGCATCATCCTTAACCCGGCAAACCCAAGATATAACCCCATCAGGGTGAGCAGGAATTTTAGGTTGGTAGGTAAGGTAATGGGATTGATACGCAGGTATTAA